A single genomic interval of Peribacillus sp. FSL H8-0477 harbors:
- a CDS encoding nucleotide excision repair endonuclease, whose product MIKIDIPASDITITQRTQVIEGDEAVIPSIFGFIDFHLIPRDKGGIIMFYNDEDELLFVGKARKLRQRVKKHFEDNVSPIKLHRKEVTKVEILVVEDPMEREIYETYIINMRRAKYNVDKVFYNLNKE is encoded by the coding sequence TAAAAATTGATATTCCAGCATCAGATATAACGATTACTCAACGAACACAAGTCATTGAAGGTGACGAAGCAGTCATTCCATCAATTTTTGGTTTCATTGATTTTCATTTAATTCCAAGGGATAAGGGCGGCATTATCATGTTTTATAATGATGAAGATGAGCTTCTTTTCGTTGGTAAAGCAAGAAAACTAAGACAACGCGTTAAGAAACACTTTGAGGATAATGTATCACCAATCAAACTTCACCGTAAAGAAGTGACTAAGGTTGAAATCCTTGTGGTTGAAGATCCGATGGAACGTGAAATTTACGAAACCTATATTATCAATATGCGTAGAGCAAAGTACAATGTTGATAAAGTGTTTTATAATCTTAATAAAGAGTAA
- a CDS encoding YpzG family protein, translating into MSYREQLDPHSQQFHHNWTRPKRSKSQVNGHTQESQQTMILRSNAKAHRW; encoded by the coding sequence ATGAGCTACCGTGAACAGTTAGATCCACATTCGCAGCAGTTTCACCATAATTGGACAAGACCTAAGCGTTCTAAATCTCAAGTGAATGGGCACACCCAAGAATCACAGCAAACCATGATCCTTAGAAGTAATGCTAAGGCTCACAGATGGTAA